A segment of the Serratia fonticola genome:
CCCGCTGGCAATTCTCCAGAAGAATAATACGTGGTCGCTGTTCAGCCGGTGCGCGATACCCCATATCATCTGCCGCCGAGGAAAACCATCCAGCAGCATTGCCATTAATCGTCCCGCCCCCACAAAGCGTGATATTCTCGGCATCTCGGGCATAGAGAAAAGCACGATCTGAACACTCAGCCCGACTTAAAGCCACTGCCTGGGTGAAATCAGCATAATTATCACTGACAATGAGTTCCGCTCCGGGTGACAACCATAGACAGGTATCTGAACCTATTCGTAATCCACCCAGGTAATATTTTCCACTTTCGACCACCAGCGTACCACCGCCAGCTTGCGATAAGGCATCAAGCGCTTTTTGAAAAATCGCGGTGTCGCTGGTAACACCATCAGCATGGGGATGCCACGTTGAAAGAAAAATATTCATAAGTTTTCCTCAGATAAAACGGAAAACTATCTGAACACAATCATTGTCAGCCTCCATAGGTAAAATAACCACAACCTATTTAATTTTTTGCCGCCCTCACAAATCAATCCAGCCACACACTTCATATGTGATTATCAGCACAATTTTGCCGGCTCATTCGCTAACAATACGGGCATTTATCGCATTTCCTTTTACCTTCAAACTCAACATTGTTAGCCACGTCACGTTATTTATTTCATTAAATCGACTTTCTGCGCTTCGTTCTCAGTTCTTAGCAAAAGCATCATCATGATGATTCCGCAAAATTTTTACCTCTTTTACTGTGCAAACTCCTCTTTACTGACAGAAGAGACATAAAATATGACGAGGACAGTCACTACACGACGGGAAGTAAAAACACGTAATATTCTCTGCTGGGGGATGGGTGATATCTTTGGCAGTGGCGCAATGACGATCACCGGGCTTTGGTTGCTGTATTTTTATATTGAAGTCGCGGGGCTTTCGCCCGCCGCAGCCGCCTCCATCTTTGCCATCGCAAAAATTTGGGATGGCATCACCGACCCGGTTATGGGATATATCACCGACAATATCCGTACTCGCTGGGGCAGGCGTCGATTATTCTTTATTATCGGTGCCCCGCTTTCTCTCTGCTTTGCCCTGATGTGGGTCAGCGGGTTTGGCTATGCCTGGTATCTCGGTACTTATTTGTTATTCAGCACCGTTTTTACTCTCTTGATGGTGCCCTACGATACGCTTCCTGCGGAGATGACATCACGCTACGACCTCCGCTCAAAAATGTCCGGCGCGCGGATGCTCTTTGCCCAAGCCACAGCGTTTCTATCCGCACTTATCCCTGGGCAGATTCTGGCGCACGTCGCTGACAAATCGCAGGCGTTTTTATATATCGGCCTGATCTTTGCCATACTCTTCGCCCTACCCTGGATCTTCGTCTGGCGGGGAACCTGGGAGCGTGAGAACCTTCCGCCACCGTCGACTCAGCGAGGGATGAGAAAGTCAATTGCCTCGCTGTATCGGGAAATGGCATCAACGTTCCGCTTACGTACTTTTCGCATTCACATCATGATGTATGTTGGCGGGGCCGTTGCATTAGATATTTTCGGTTCACTGTTCATGCACTATATGACCTACGTGCTCCAGGTCGGCGCATCCTTAGCGTCTCAGGCCATGAGCCTGATGACGCTATTTCAATTCTTTGCCATCCCTTTCTTCACCTGGCTCTGTATCCGCGTCGGTAACGGTAATGCCTACAAAGTGGCGATCGGTCTGATTATGTGCGCATTAATGTGGTTCAGCCAACTCACCGCATCAATCAACTATTTGTCATGGTTACTATTTGGCGGCGCCATTGTCATGGGGATTGCACGTGGCGGAACCTACCTGATCCCATGGAACGTCTACAACTTCTTACCCGATGTGGATGAAGCTTATACCGGCGTCAGGCGTGAAGGAATTTACGCCGGGGTCATGATGCTAACGCGTAAATTCTCCCAGGCTTTGGCACTGTTCATTGTGGGCCTGGCTTTGGAAGCCTTTGGCTTTACCAAAGGTGCGGAATCGCAAGATGCCGCCGCACTCAATGGCATCTGGTGGGTGTTCCTTGTCGGCCCCGGCCTACTCGCTCTACTGGCAATGTACGGTGCGTTTCGCTTCCGCCTGAGCCAGGAATGCCACCAGACCCTTACTGTTGAACTAGAGCGCCTGCGCAATGGCGGTAAACCAGAAGATGCTCCATCACAGGCACGGCAAACCGTCGAGTTACTTACCGGGCATCCCCATAAGAATATTCACTGGCAGCGTACTGCTGAAACGACCATGCAAGGGAGTCACTATGTCGCAGAAAATAAGCCATCCTGAAACCATCCGCCTTATCGAAAAACTGATCGATAACCTGACCGTCATTCAGGATGACAGCGGCCAATACCTACAACGCCTGCCTGATGGGCGTGTGATTGACACCAAAGGCTGGGCCGGATGGGAATGGACGCATGGTATCGGGTTGTTTGGTCTCTACCGTTACCACCAGCTTACCGGCTCCCTTCGGGCTAATCAGATTATTGACGATTGGTTCCGTGCCCGTTTCGCCGAAGGAACGCCGGAAAAAAACATAAATACCGCGATCCCTTTTTTGACCCTCGCCAATCGCTACCAACAGGAAGTGCGTAACGAATGGCGGGCATACCTTGAAGTGTGGGGGGATGCGCTTTATCGGCAGCTCCCACGAACAGATGAAGGCTGCATGCAACATGTCACCTACGAAAATGCGCATTATCAGCAAATCTGGGATGACACGCTAATGATGGCGGCCCTGCCTCTGGCCAGGCTTGGGCTTTTGTTCGGAAAAGATCGCTGGGTTGAAGAAGCAAAATATCAGTTTTTACAACATATTCATTATCTTACTGACAGAAAAAGCGGCCTGTGGTATCACGGTTGGAATTTCGACGGCCGGCACAATTTTGCCAGCGCACTATGGGCTCGAGGCAATAGCTGGATAACGCTGGCCATACCTGAACTGCTGG
Coding sequences within it:
- a CDS encoding MFS transporter yields the protein MGDIFGSGAMTITGLWLLYFYIEVAGLSPAAAASIFAIAKIWDGITDPVMGYITDNIRTRWGRRRLFFIIGAPLSLCFALMWVSGFGYAWYLGTYLLFSTVFTLLMVPYDTLPAEMTSRYDLRSKMSGARMLFAQATAFLSALIPGQILAHVADKSQAFLYIGLIFAILFALPWIFVWRGTWERENLPPPSTQRGMRKSIASLYREMASTFRLRTFRIHIMMYVGGAVALDIFGSLFMHYMTYVLQVGASLASQAMSLMTLFQFFAIPFFTWLCIRVGNGNAYKVAIGLIMCALMWFSQLTASINYLSWLLFGGAIVMGIARGGTYLIPWNVYNFLPDVDEAYTGVRREGIYAGVMMLTRKFSQALALFIVGLALEAFGFTKGAESQDAAALNGIWWVFLVGPGLLALLAMYGAFRFRLSQECHQTLTVELERLRNGGKPEDAPSQARQTVELLTGHPHKNIHWQRTAETTMQGSHYVAENKPS
- a CDS encoding glycoside hydrolase family 105 protein, producing MSQKISHPETIRLIEKLIDNLTVIQDDSGQYLQRLPDGRVIDTKGWAGWEWTHGIGLFGLYRYHQLTGSLRANQIIDDWFRARFAEGTPEKNINTAIPFLTLANRYQQEVRNEWRAYLEVWGDALYRQLPRTDEGCMQHVTYENAHYQQIWDDTLMMAALPLARLGLLFGKDRWVEEAKYQFLQHIHYLTDRKSGLWYHGWNFDGRHNFASALWARGNSWITLAIPELLEMLNLDEHDAFYRQLCNILQGQVSALASCQRENGLWSTLLDDATSYCEASATAGFAAGILKAIRLGYLDDGYLPVAERAIAGIVEHISPQGELTQVSFGTAMGYDLDHYRHIPLTAMPYGQAMAMLCLVESLYRTL